The genomic interval GACGTGCTCGAGCCCACCCACCAGGAGGCCATCCAGATCCTCGAGGGGCTCAAGCCCAAGCTCGAGGCCCACCACAAGCTCAGCTACACCCGCCAGGCCTTGGAGCGCGCCGTCGAGCTCGCCGCGCGCCACCTCTCCGACCGCCGCCTGCCCGACTCGGCCTTAGACGTGCTCGACGAGGCCGGGGCCAGCGAGGCCCTCAAGCCCGCCGGTAGGCGCAAGGGCCGCATCGGGGTGGCCGAGGTGGAGGCCACCGTGGCCCGCATGGCCCGCATTCCCCCCAAGTCCCTCTCGCGCGATGATCAGGTGGTGCTGCAAAACCTCGAGGCCGAACTCTGCGCCGAGATTTACGGGCAGGAGCGGGCGGTGAAGGAGGTGGCCAGCGCCATCAAGATGGCCCGCGCCGGGCTGCGCGACCCCCAGAAGCCCATCGGGGCCTACCTCTTCGCCGGGCCGACCGGCGTGGGCAAGACCGAGCTCTCCCGCCAGCTCGCCGTCAAGCTCGGCGTGCCGCTGATCCGCTTCGACATGTCGGAGTACATGGAGAAGCACACCGTCTCGCGCCTCATCGGCGCGCCTCCCGGCTACGTGGGCTTCGAGCAAGGCGGCCTGCTCACCGACGCGGTGCTGCAAAACCCCCACTGTGTGCTGCTTTTGGATGAGATCGAGAAGGCCCACCCGGACCTCTACGCCATCCTCTTACAGGTCATGGACTACGGCAAGCTCACCGACCACAACGGCAAAACCGTGGACTTCCGCAGCACCATCCTCATCATGACCACCAACGCCGGAGCCGCCGAGGCCAGCGAGGCCCGCATCGGCTTCTTGCGCGAGCCCAAAGCCGAGGCCGCCGACGAGGCCATAAGGCGCCTGTTCACCCCCGAGTTCCGCAACCGCCTCGATGCCATCGTGCACTTTGCGCCCCTCTCCCCCGAGGTCATGGGTCAGATCGTGGACAAGAACCTGAGGGCGCTCGAGGCCCAGCTCAAAGAGCGCAAGGTGAGCCTCGCCATCACCCCCGAGGCCCGGCAGTGGCTGGCCGAGAAGGGCTACGACCCCCTCATGGGTGCGCGCCCCCTGGCCCGCCTGATCCAGGAGCGCATCAAGAAGCCCCTGGCCGACCTGCTGCTGTTCGGGCCGCTCAAGAACGGTGGGCACCTGAGGATTGAGGTGAAGGAGGGGGGGCTCGAGCTGGCTACGGCGTCGTAACTCGAGCTTTCGCCCGAGTGCGAC from Meiothermus sp. Pnk-1 carries:
- a CDS encoding AAA family ATPase, which translates into the protein MVTNELQKSIERALEIALKRGHEYVGLEHLLLALLDDADAKRLLQRCEVDLLALRGELETLLADFENLAGVQPTPTTAFRRVLQRAVAQMRSAGRDQANGANVLVAIMDERQSRVFGLLEDFGLSRYRLTRAIAREAPPSGATSESQPAEAEEGEVAKNPLEAYCTDLTARARAGELDPLVGRQAELERILTVLSRRQKNNPLLVGDPGVGKTALVEGLAQRIVKGEVPEGLADAEIFALDLGALLAGTRYRGDFEERLKAVVKALLSRPRAILFIDEIHMIVGAGSTTGSTVDASNLLKPALTGQLRCIGATTFAEYKSFERDRAIARRFQKIDVLEPTHQEAIQILEGLKPKLEAHHKLSYTRQALERAVELAARHLSDRRLPDSALDVLDEAGASEALKPAGRRKGRIGVAEVEATVARMARIPPKSLSRDDQVVLQNLEAELCAEIYGQERAVKEVASAIKMARAGLRDPQKPIGAYLFAGPTGVGKTELSRQLAVKLGVPLIRFDMSEYMEKHTVSRLIGAPPGYVGFEQGGLLTDAVLQNPHCVLLLDEIEKAHPDLYAILLQVMDYGKLTDHNGKTVDFRSTILIMTTNAGAAEASEARIGFLREPKAEAADEAIRRLFTPEFRNRLDAIVHFAPLSPEVMGQIVDKNLRALEAQLKERKVSLAITPEARQWLAEKGYDPLMGARPLARLIQERIKKPLADLLLFGPLKNGGHLRIEVKEGGLELATAS